GTCAAGCACATACAACCTGAATCTAATGGATGATCTAAGTCAACCCAAGTAGAGGATGGAGTTGAGTCAACCAGACCAAAGCTTAAGACGAGTCAATCTCAGTCGAAAAGTTGACCTTAATTGATGTTCAAGACAAGTCGACACGAGACATAAGTTGAAAATCAAGTAGAGTTAGTTCATACTAAATGTCAAGAAACTCATTTTAAAGTGAAGGTTGATATGAATCAACTTTTTAGAtccataaactttttttatatgacCAATAAGGAATTCCAAATcttacaaaatttcaattttctcttttgagcgaatttcaaattttattattttatttatttgaaacatcttttcaaaattcttcaatttaaattttcttttcattttctcatccAAACAAGTAATTTCACTtcaaagaatttcaatttttcctAATAAATGAATTTCTCTTAAATTATGTCATCCAAACACTACAACGAGGGATTTTATAAAttctaataaactaaaatacatAACAGTATTTGAAGTATTTGAATTACTTACcgttaaattttctttatttcttaaatagttGGTTTTAgtggaataataaaaatatcttagattttaatttttcttgtttgaataaaactatttaatttatgttttaagtcaAACTCAAATCTCTCCGAGTGGAGTTAGAGTTAAGTTAGCTTAACCTAAAATCCAAGACAATTTGTCTCATTGACCCTAAAAGATTCGATACTCTTCTCATCTTTTAACTAAGGTGGATTGATTTCATCCTTCAATCCATGTCAACTTGACTAAACCTTCAACACAAGTCAACTTGGCTTAAACTTCAAATAACTAGACTCGACCTTTGGTCAGATTGTCTCAGTTGGTCCTCTTGCTTGCATCGACTCTGCTCAACCTTCAACTCAAGTAACTCTACTTGACCTTCAACCCAAGCTGACTTCACTCAACTTTCAGTCTTAACCGACTTGACTCGATCTTCAACTCTCAGTTTGACCTACTCAACTCGATGTTCAACCAGACCGACTTATCTCGATCTTTAATCAAACCAACCCAACTCAACCAACGATCCAAGAAAACTCGACTCAACCTTCAACCTAGATTAACTTGACTAAGCCTTTGATTTGGGATTCAACTATACCTTCAACCTGACTCTTCATAATTAAAGTGATAATAGACATGagtgaaatttcaaattttctataCCTTTTTTGAGGATATTTGAAATTCTTCTACTTTGTTCATTTTTCAAAGttcattaaatttgaatttctaaTTACTTTGTCCAAACAAGTTATTTTAGTGTAAACAGCTttaaattcttcaaataaatgaattatttttctaagTTACTTCGTCCAAACATAACATAAGGCATCAATAATCTGATTGACATTTTGGTCTCTCCCTGACAAGCTTAAATAACCCAATTTTGTTGATGCACAATGAGATTAATAAGGTGAGACAAACATTCCATGCACAAAACAAgatatataagagaaaaataatatgatttccTTGTTTAATACCTCTAGAAGGACAAAATTCCTAAAGAGCTTCTTCCCCATTCGAAAACATTCTTATTCTAACAGAAGAATGTAATGCCAGGACATTTACTTCACAGTGCCATAAGCTTCATTCACGTGGTTGCATTTCCGGTAATTAACGTACATGAACATTTCaagcaaaaataattgtttctgcatcattttgaaaatcttgAAGTTGCTTTACTACAAAACACGGATCTTCAACACTGATCCAGAAACAATTTTGGTGTAAGTTTGTTTCAGCAAAGTTGAAAGGTAATCGTGTATATAGCCAGTATGTGCAATGCTAAGTTGGATCATTGCAagattttcatgtttttttatgcaAATTAATCAAACTGTTAAAGGTTAGGGTTGAGAAAGAATCCTGATTAGAGGTCACGCGCCTCCGAAAGAAAGAACACAAGAAGCTAAGGAATATTTGCGTTCATTATTCACTAATGTACAGGCCAGTATTTAACAACAGTGATGTTCTAACCAACTCCAAAAAAGACAACCTTGAGGTCCCAGATTACCTTCTTAGTACAAGATACCATTCTCAGCACACTTTTCACCATCTAAAAATCTTACCctgtaatgaaaaaaaaaatcctcttGCAATAGTGTCTTGATGAATCAACCAGATATTACCCccagaaaatatttgagaacCTGTTAGAAATGTAATAGCCAGAAACAACCTTTCAACTTTCCTAAGAgtatgaaaaattaagaaaaaaaaaatgtttcctaATCACAATGTCGACTTTTTATTAGTGGAGCACAATGTGCAACAAATACAGAACCAaatgcatataaataaacaaccAGATATGTTTAACTTCCAAAGGGCAACGCAAGTAATGCATGCCCTCGTGTTAATAATTAGCGTGTTAACAATTGCTAACACAACATTTTAGCACTCTATACGATATGCTAATAcctattaaaaataacaaaaataatagatttCAGTCCTTATTTAATAAACTCTACTCATGATATTTATAGTTAAGAAAATGCACGCAAATTTTGTTCATGAATTTCTCGATTATGCATATTATTGACATTTAACTAAATCCTTTATCACGCATATTATTGACATCAAATGGAATTATTATGCATATCATTGacattaaataaaatcttttattacaTAGAATACTGATGTTTAATGGAACCTTTAATAATACAGAAGTCCTGTAGTAATGCATCTAAATGTTGTCTTAAATTTAACCAATAGTAGAACATAAAgcatgtttatatatatatatatatatatatattaaattatgtcaATGAAAAGTCAAATAACTGGTGGAAAATTAATCCGACACCCCTTTTCCCggcccaaaaaataaaagaaaattccgTTTCATCATTTTAGTCAAGTgggtaaataattttttttggatagCTATGGTAAATTGGAGgttcaaaataaataaccaactataatttaaagaatCAGTCACAAAGGAATCTTACCATATGATCTGCAGAAATCATGAAGGTTTAAATGGTTTTTCAGGCCACAAATACTCGGGCAGCCCAGCTTTCTTGCGTTCTTCTGCTTTCTCTTTGTCTTTCTGCTCCAACAGTTTGTCAGTTCTCGAGAGAAAATCGTCCCTGACCTTCTCCATAATTTTATCAAAGCCAGCAATTGATCTCTCCATGTGTTCGCACAGCTCAGAATTAAGATCTTCAAATATCTTATACAACTCCTGTAAAcaatcaaagaaaattaaaattcatgttCCAAGTTAGCATTGTTTTGGagctatttctttttaaattgaagttgtaatggttataaaataaacataaatattaacacATTATGCtagtaaaatatcatttaattctttatttttaaaaatatcaaattatagaATAATGAATTCAAAATGTTTGATGAAAAGGCATACCATAACATCTTCATTCCAGTGCTGGAGGTAGGGGGGACCAGTGGTGTAGGAACCAAGAGGCTCACGGTACCATTCCCCATTAAATGTTATTCGATCCATTGCTTGTTCTAAGCTCAGAACTTCCCATGGCCTTAACCCTGGAATGAGTTCAGCCAACTTCTTTCTGCCTCACACAGCAATCCAACCCAACCCAAAGAAAATAAGAGGGGGGAGGAAGAGCAAGAGTTAGAAACCATAACAAATTGCTGAATTTTGTAGCAATCACAATTCAGTGCTATTCTGGTAACGGTCTCAGCATGTGCATACCTAACATGTCTGGGAATGTATTTGTTGGGCATGTGATCCTGTTCCAAAATAGTGGTCAGTTCAGAGCCACTAGCCCAAAGAAATAGGGCATAGCTTGGAATTTTAACTCCTGGCCAAAGACCATCATTAGCTTCCAATACTGCTAAATCACGTCTCTTGCTTTGTATAGCCTCTTCTTGAAGTTGCTTATAAGTCTTCTTTTCAAATCCCTTCAAAGGAACCCAAGGTGGTATGCCCTTTTGTAGTTTGTGAAGCAATGCTGTTGCTGAAGCACAAAGTCTAACTACAAAGTTCCCCAACTGAGAATTAGCTTTTATCAAATACTAACGCATAGGGGCCAGCAGAAACAATCCCCaagccaaaaacaaaacaccaaGTAAGAAGACAACCTAAAATAGcatctaatattattttagttctatAGTTTTTGTCAAGAAGTACTGAACACACAGTTACCAagatttttgtcaaaaattggaTAATGTAATATTCCAACTTTAGGACGTTGTAAAAGACCATGTTCAAAACAGTTCCAGAGAGCCTTCATATTCTCCCTTTGACTGATGTAACTGAGGGACCACAAATTTGGAAAATTACAAATAACGATTCCTCCCATCTCAAATTTTTCTAACGATCtgaaactaagaaaataaatcacCACTGATCTGTAGACCAGAGTAAAATACCATATAGGTGCAACAATTGATTGATAGTGGTAAAAAAATCACCACTGATCTGTAGACCACAGTAAAATACCATTAGTCCTAGGCTCATACAAAAACAAATGCTCAAATGCTTATATATCAATCatcattaaaaatgataaaaaaaatggtcaAATGACAAAAGTATTAAGTTTACAAATTCTGTCATAGCTCTGCTCATGTCTAAACAATAATGAGTATATatcagagaaagagaaaatgtggAATTCAACAGACCTTCCCAAGTGGCAATTGCACGTTCCATTCCGTAAATCATGTGAATGGGTGCCCATTCATCCATATCCTCTCCCCAAATGAAagtatttttatcaataatccCAGCACTCCATGCACTTTTAAGCGTAATCAACTCTAACGGTCCTCTTGTGCGACCCAGCCGATCCTTATAGTACCACCCACCACTCCTCATGATAACTACACCAACGGAAATAACATCATACAACCAAAAGTAGAACTGTGGGCAGATACATCAATTAATGGATATATTTTACATCTAGAGTTTGATactttattacaaaagcttCAACAGACAATGATAATATTGATTACATATCTCAAGTTCAACTCCCATATTAAAGGAAACTAGCAATAATATAAccaaaaaatgttcaaaacaaTCCGTTCTAACTTATGAgtatttctttttctccctcagcaaattacaaattaaaaaggtAGATAGCTTGTTCCACAACCAAAC
This genomic interval from Vigna radiata var. radiata cultivar VC1973A chromosome 8, Vradiata_ver6, whole genome shotgun sequence contains the following:
- the LOC106772524 gene encoding protein TIC 56, chloroplastic: MASINFNPFGGNWFSKPPNPLSLPSFPNNAFNLADAPSLHPNFAAISLPNPFRRKPKENANEPSEPGHFEMLARQALWEAATRPDHRHTPEVDKILAENDAAFGSDDSVFEKRENATEEEIRENAELVDMMRSSPLVQFLARAEEILDKMNELELKANEKPYHDEDAELWKEIPHIIGLDGRPMPRKAQKTRQEADDKFWDFARQFFFGLWNFRQRPYPPGKPIDAAQSIGYKNLERRYYDFIMRSGGWYYKDRLGRTRGPLELITLKSAWSAGIIDKNTFIWGEDMDEWAPIHMIYGMERAIATWEVRLCASATALLHKLQKGIPPWVPLKGFEKKTYKQLQEEAIQSKRRDLAVLEANDGLWPGVKIPSYALFLWASGSELTTILEQDHMPNKYIPRHVRKKLAELIPGLRPWEVLSLEQAMDRITFNGEWYREPLGSYTTGPPYLQHWNEDVMELYKIFEDLNSELCEHMERSIAGFDKIMEKVRDDFLSRTDKLLEQKDKEKAEERKKAGLPEYLWPEKPFKPS